One genomic region from Metallosphaera tengchongensis encodes:
- a CDS encoding SRPBCC family protein — protein sequence MEVTYDFDVMQEQEVVREYLSNPRNLMKYVPAFDDLIDLGENEWELRVSWLITLKLRVTKQVTKDEITYLIKKVDGLIKINSYLRFTILPTMGRTVVRLTFFYKGPLETVAKKQTQDFYKRGVEIFKRDMEGIEAKESIEAKPNPATRQPSLNVESRSSASYDDTFPSILEMKTVSSKRVTLKDVDSVLEEAVVKSINSPILVLLSDGTNIVELRFKGGDLVKIKGDLSSLKESVDVILKSK from the coding sequence ATGGAAGTGACTTACGACTTCGATGTGATGCAAGAGCAGGAAGTGGTTAGGGAGTACCTTTCAAATCCAAGGAATCTGATGAAATATGTACCTGCCTTTGATGATTTAATCGATTTAGGAGAGAATGAGTGGGAGTTAAGGGTTTCATGGCTGATCACTCTAAAACTTAGAGTGACTAAGCAGGTCACGAAGGACGAGATCACTTATCTTATAAAGAAGGTGGACGGTCTAATAAAGATAAACTCCTACTTACGTTTCACTATTCTGCCTACAATGGGCAGGACGGTGGTGAGACTCACATTCTTCTATAAAGGTCCATTGGAGACAGTTGCCAAAAAACAGACACAGGATTTCTATAAGAGGGGGGTGGAGATATTTAAGAGAGATATGGAAGGTATTGAAGCTAAGGAAAGTATTGAAGCTAAGCCAAATCCAGCAACGAGGCAACCCTCTTTAAATGTGGAGAGCAGATCCTCAGCCTCGTATGACGATACATTCCCCTCAATTTTAGAGATGAAGACTGTGTCAAGCAAGAGGGTTACACTTAAGGATGTGGATAGCGTTCTGGAGGAAGCTGTAGTAAAGAGCATCAACTCCCCAATTCTAGTATTGTTGTCGGATGGGACTAACATTGTCGAGCTGAGGTTTAAAGGTGGAGACCTGGTGAAAATTAAGGGCGATCTGTCATCCTTGAAGGAATCGGTGGACGTCATCCTTAAATCTAAGTGA
- the hsp14 gene encoding archaeal heat shock protein Hsp14 — translation MEVILREISKQINDLTKEFYERVLPPIDIFEQGNTLVVTVDMPGFQKSDISIRLTSDGILRIDGKRETDQAGIKHVAQRPSRITREIKLPVKVPKDAEVSGKYENGVLTLKIPIEGAAKVKIE, via the coding sequence ATGGAAGTCATATTGCGAGAGATAAGTAAACAAATAAATGATCTAACCAAGGAGTTCTATGAGAGGGTCCTCCCACCTATTGACATATTCGAACAGGGGAATACGCTAGTTGTTACGGTGGACATGCCAGGCTTTCAGAAGTCAGACATATCCATCAGGTTGACTTCCGACGGAATTCTGAGGATAGATGGGAAGAGAGAGACCGACCAGGCAGGGATAAAACACGTGGCGCAGAGACCTTCTAGGATCACAAGGGAAATAAAGTTACCTGTCAAGGTTCCCAAGGACGCTGAGGTCTCAGGTAAGTATGAGAACGGTGTTCTGACCCTCAAGATCCCCATTGAAGGTGCTGCTAAGGTAAAGATAGAGTGA
- a CDS encoding radical SAM protein codes for MTNRNIKAIKWFINTQLLGKWYNVAYATFKVTSKCNLKCTFCNPAYYSGTLEEGSTERLKKVIDNLRDSSVVVLSFEGGEPTTRPDILDLLGYAHDGSFYVMLTTNGYRLGDPSFLSKISERIDFLHYSIDEYHWNLKALDNLCKFREFGLKVNVQTVVTRYNINTLEDKVKKVRECGYKILLMPAVDYPDSKVKLEPDKEQFYQVLSYLKGKYGSTLNNSWGFIRALKGEFPKRLTSYAITIYPNGDLPYPDDINGEVIGNLSQNKLGELLNSYRAKELRRKMMENSARYEYLHLQTASFNSIKDLAEYAREMGKWAFTGKA; via the coding sequence TTGACCAACAGGAACATCAAAGCCATTAAATGGTTCATTAATACCCAACTTCTTGGAAAATGGTACAACGTAGCTTACGCTACCTTTAAGGTTACCTCAAAATGTAACTTAAAGTGTACCTTTTGTAACCCAGCTTACTATAGCGGGACCTTAGAGGAAGGGAGCACAGAGAGGTTGAAGAAGGTCATAGATAACTTGAGGGACTCATCAGTGGTAGTCCTTTCCTTCGAAGGCGGTGAGCCCACTACACGCCCTGATATCCTAGATCTCCTTGGGTACGCCCATGACGGCTCCTTTTACGTCATGCTAACCACCAACGGGTACAGGCTCGGTGATCCAAGTTTCCTTTCCAAGATCTCGGAGAGGATCGATTTCCTCCATTACTCCATAGACGAGTATCACTGGAACCTTAAGGCTTTAGATAACCTATGCAAGTTTAGGGAGTTTGGCCTAAAGGTTAACGTGCAGACAGTTGTCACTAGGTACAACATAAACACTCTCGAGGACAAGGTAAAGAAGGTGAGAGAGTGCGGTTACAAGATCCTCCTCATGCCGGCTGTGGATTACCCTGACTCAAAGGTGAAACTTGAGCCTGACAAGGAGCAGTTCTATCAGGTTCTCTCCTACCTAAAGGGGAAATACGGCTCCACCCTCAATAACTCGTGGGGCTTCATCAGGGCCCTAAAGGGGGAGTTCCCAAAGAGGTTAACTAGTTACGCCATAACCATTTACCCCAACGGTGATCTCCCCTACCCGGATGATATCAACGGAGAGGTGATAGGGAATCTGTCCCAGAATAAGTTGGGGGAACTTCTCAACTCCTATAGGGCTAAGGAACTGAGAAGGAAAATGATGGAGAACTCTGCTAGGTACGAATACCTGCACTTACAAACAGCGTCTTTCAATAGCATAAAAGACCTAGCAGAATACGCTAGGGAGATGGGAAAATGGGCGTTTACCGGTAAGGCTTAA
- a CDS encoding ABC1 kinase family protein, translated as MAIKRGLVILRKMTPRLLKYRSIRKRILQNKEVPKEEIEEEARKFVDTMIELGPTFIKLGQVLSVHPDVLPQEYMRELQRLQDEVPPAPYDQVKEMIFKEAGDIIQDVDPEPVAAASLGQVHVGVLKDGTKVAIKVNRPRVEEVLKEDISLIRTFLPFTRLLLDAGLVEALSLIFRQFSTRIFEELNYEKEAFYTSKIKDELEGFRVKIPRTIKASRHVLVMEYLPGFKITSKEALESFDRKNLAWRVFKVFVYPVLKGEYFHADPHPGNISIDQDGNIILYDFGMSGYIDRETRIKLIRMYVTISRGDPIMLVNVLDQLGAIQPYADRKLLAKGFELMIKGIKGIPVDQLELEEFNRLASEAFFKFPLRLPERIALYFRMSSVLEGTCRMIDPDFDFLPNLVRLVEEEGLLRLAFVDEVMDYVNFLSTGMKERMLKSPQGEVRNSRKWVGIPIVAMSIPTYLLVGDVTAILVALLGLTVTLSLP; from the coding sequence ATGGCTATCAAGAGGGGTTTAGTAATATTAAGGAAAATGACACCGAGGCTACTGAAGTACAGGAGCATAAGGAAACGTATTCTTCAGAACAAGGAAGTCCCCAAAGAGGAGATTGAGGAGGAAGCTAGAAAGTTTGTGGACACCATGATAGAGTTAGGGCCAACCTTCATAAAGTTAGGCCAGGTTTTATCAGTTCATCCGGACGTCCTACCTCAGGAGTACATGAGGGAGTTGCAGAGGTTACAGGACGAAGTTCCCCCAGCCCCTTACGATCAGGTGAAGGAGATGATATTTAAAGAAGCTGGGGATATAATTCAAGATGTTGATCCAGAGCCAGTAGCAGCTGCGAGTCTTGGTCAGGTTCACGTAGGCGTCTTAAAGGACGGGACTAAAGTGGCGATCAAGGTCAATAGGCCAAGGGTGGAAGAGGTACTCAAGGAGGACATCTCTCTCATAAGAACTTTCCTGCCCTTCACTAGGTTACTCCTGGATGCAGGGCTTGTAGAGGCGCTTTCCCTCATCTTCAGGCAGTTCTCCACGAGGATATTTGAGGAGCTGAACTACGAGAAGGAAGCCTTTTACACTTCCAAGATCAAGGACGAGCTCGAGGGATTTAGGGTTAAAATTCCCAGGACTATAAAGGCCAGCAGACACGTGCTAGTCATGGAGTATCTCCCAGGGTTTAAGATAACCTCCAAGGAAGCTCTGGAGAGTTTCGATAGAAAGAACTTAGCGTGGAGAGTCTTTAAGGTATTTGTCTACCCCGTTTTGAAGGGGGAGTACTTTCACGCTGATCCTCATCCTGGAAACATTTCCATCGACCAGGACGGTAACATCATCCTCTACGACTTCGGTATGTCAGGTTACATAGATAGGGAAACTAGAATCAAGCTCATCAGGATGTACGTTACCATCAGTAGGGGGGACCCTATAATGCTCGTAAACGTTCTAGACCAGTTAGGGGCTATCCAACCCTACGCGGACAGGAAACTGCTGGCTAAAGGTTTCGAGCTAATGATAAAGGGGATTAAGGGGATCCCAGTGGATCAGTTAGAGCTGGAAGAGTTCAACAGATTAGCGAGCGAAGCGTTCTTTAAGTTCCCCTTGAGGCTCCCTGAGAGGATCGCCCTGTACTTCAGGATGTCCTCAGTCCTCGAGGGAACCTGCAGAATGATTGACCCGGATTTTGATTTCCTCCCCAACCTAGTGAGGTTGGTGGAAGAGGAGGGACTGTTGAGGTTAGCTTTCGTTGATGAGGTGATGGACTACGTTAACTTCTTGTCCACTGGGATGAAGGAAAGAATGCTTAAGTCTCCTCAAGGGGAGGTGAGGAACTCAAGAAAATGGGTCGGGATACCCATAGTGGCAATGTCCATCCCGACCTACCTCCTCGTGGGTGACGTCACAGCAATACTGGTGGCCTTGTTAGGGCTAACTGTCACTCTATCTTTACCTTAG
- a CDS encoding SMP-30/gluconolactonase/LRE family protein has protein sequence MNPKILLRTRASLGEGPVWDPKMERLLWVDIEGGKLHITTNVEGEVSDQVLVAPEMVSSIGLTESSFLVSARQSLYRYDGSFKELGSIKDVPQVRFNDGKCGPDGNFWVGTMDLGEKDEIGKLYVFNGRFKVIVDKLIISNGLDWFRDVFYLVDSPKKRVYAFRVKGEELESLGVAVETWDYPGVPDGMTVDLSGNLWIAHYGGGIITKWEPFSRKPILEVKMPVKIVTSLTFGGKDLDKIFVTSSSRAGEELGGSLFVLETDEKGREPHLCKEWI, from the coding sequence ATGAACCCTAAAATACTATTGAGGACTAGAGCCTCATTGGGAGAAGGACCAGTTTGGGATCCCAAGATGGAAAGGCTTCTCTGGGTCGATATTGAGGGAGGTAAATTACACATAACAACTAACGTGGAGGGCGAAGTTTCAGACCAGGTCCTGGTCGCTCCTGAGATGGTCTCCTCTATAGGTCTTACTGAGAGCTCCTTCCTGGTTTCCGCTCGTCAAAGCCTGTACAGATACGACGGGAGTTTCAAGGAGCTAGGTTCCATTAAGGACGTTCCACAAGTGAGGTTTAATGACGGGAAGTGCGGACCCGACGGTAACTTCTGGGTCGGCACAATGGACCTAGGAGAGAAGGACGAGATAGGGAAGCTCTACGTTTTCAACGGAAGGTTTAAGGTAATTGTGGATAAGCTAATTATTTCCAACGGGTTGGATTGGTTTAGGGACGTCTTCTACCTTGTGGATAGTCCAAAGAAGAGGGTCTACGCCTTTAGGGTCAAGGGAGAGGAACTCGAGAGCTTGGGGGTTGCAGTGGAAACCTGGGACTACCCTGGCGTCCCAGACGGTATGACTGTGGACTTGTCGGGTAACCTGTGGATTGCCCACTACGGAGGAGGAATTATAACCAAATGGGAGCCATTCTCCAGAAAGCCCATCTTGGAAGTTAAAATGCCAGTGAAGATAGTTACATCTCTGACCTTTGGAGGGAAAGACCTGGATAAAATTTTCGTCACATCTTCGTCTAGGGCTGGAGAGGAGCTCGGCGGTTCCCTCTTCGTTTTAGAGACCGACGAGAAGGGTAGGGAGCCACACCTATGTAAGGAGTGGATTTAG
- a CDS encoding glucose 1-dehydrogenase — translation MKAIVVTPQKPGVDIREIEIQEKGEIRVMTRLSGLCGTDRGIVNGDLDFARPPPGNDYLVLGHETLGEVVEGNDRLRKGDLVVPVVRRGCGECLNCKVGHQDFCETGKFTEIGIRGAHGTMREEFWDSEENLVKVAPSIGEIGVLLEPLSNVVKATRELESIQRRMLWRCEDSTYQCRTAVVLGSGPIGLLFSLTLKTMGFNVIVANRRPPSSVEEEIVKATGSIFINTSSEQLPEMDLLVDTSGHPSAFVPLLQKIRKNGALVLFGTTGKERAEITAEDVTRIVENNVVIMGSVNASKDDFQQGGNLLVTWKEMYGEVMSKFITRKVSVEEAPEVLEHKVPGEIKTVIKWK, via the coding sequence ATGAAAGCTATAGTCGTAACTCCCCAAAAACCCGGTGTGGACATCAGGGAAATTGAGATCCAAGAGAAGGGAGAGATCAGGGTTATGACCAGGTTGAGCGGACTTTGTGGTACGGATAGAGGGATAGTGAACGGTGATCTAGACTTTGCTCGCCCTCCCCCAGGCAATGATTATTTGGTATTAGGCCACGAGACCCTCGGAGAGGTAGTCGAAGGTAACGACAGGCTCAGGAAAGGAGACCTCGTGGTGCCAGTCGTTAGGAGGGGTTGCGGGGAGTGTCTAAACTGTAAAGTAGGTCATCAGGACTTCTGTGAGACTGGGAAGTTCACTGAGATAGGCATCAGAGGCGCACACGGAACCATGAGAGAGGAGTTCTGGGACTCGGAGGAGAACTTAGTTAAGGTCGCCCCCTCAATTGGAGAGATAGGGGTTCTTCTAGAACCTTTGTCCAACGTCGTCAAAGCTACCCGTGAACTGGAATCAATCCAGAGAAGAATGTTATGGAGGTGTGAAGACTCGACTTACCAGTGCAGGACCGCCGTAGTCTTGGGGAGTGGTCCCATTGGTCTCCTCTTCTCACTAACGCTGAAGACCATGGGGTTCAACGTTATTGTTGCCAACAGGAGACCTCCTTCTTCGGTGGAGGAGGAGATAGTGAAAGCCACAGGTTCTATTTTCATTAACACGTCATCTGAGCAACTACCTGAAATGGACCTCCTTGTAGATACGTCCGGGCACCCTTCAGCATTCGTCCCTCTCCTCCAAAAGATAAGAAAGAACGGTGCACTAGTCCTCTTCGGGACAACTGGGAAAGAGAGGGCAGAAATTACCGCTGAAGATGTGACTAGGATAGTGGAAAACAACGTCGTAATCATGGGGAGCGTGAACGCGTCTAAGGACGACTTCCAACAAGGGGGTAACCTATTGGTTACCTGGAAGGAGATGTACGGCGAGGTCATGAGTAAATTCATTACTAGGAAAGTCAGCGTAGAGGAGGCTCCGGAAGTTCTGGAGCATAAGGTACCTGGAGAAATCAAGACTGTAATTAAGTGGAAGTGA
- a CDS encoding AMP-binding protein: MDYSSAYAKAIDEPSLYWDSFASRLIWSRKWDTTLSGQRWFLNGMTNISDNVLSHEGIALVWYGEGERRELTYSELASLTEKVVNILKERGVKPGDRVAIHMPNIPETIASILACAKMGVIYTVIFAGLGEEAVKSRIQDFSPKLVLSTSYTKRRGQKIPLKFGDVLLDRNTPGWDGDFTQAVQVESNSPMMVMYTSGTTGRPKGIVLPHGSWMVGHYTTFQILFSLREGDTVFTTADVGWITFSRIMYGTLLHGGKLVFMEGAPDYPKDRIGSIVEMEDPKVFFTSPTLLRMLRIMDLKIRRVEYLATAGEIMDDKSWDYAERVADKVTDIYGQSETGYLVGTPFSLGVESRRGFAGVPFPGAVLVTVDDEGKEVKGTPGHLVLKSPFPTKFVGVWNNEAKFKEYFKYGGHDTGDMGIMDGMYVKIVGRSDDMIKVAGHRITSGEVESVVSEIPGVKDVGAVGVPDEIKGEKLVLFIVGDVHEEDVVREIRNRLGPIYLVDKVVKVNRLPKSRSGKVMRRILKDVVLGRHVDPSILDDPEVVEEIKRALIDRT; this comes from the coding sequence ATGGACTACAGCTCAGCCTACGCTAAGGCAATTGACGAACCGAGTCTCTATTGGGATTCATTCGCGTCCAGGCTTATCTGGTCCAGGAAATGGGACACCACGCTGTCTGGGCAGAGGTGGTTCCTGAACGGAATGACCAACATCTCCGATAACGTTCTCTCCCACGAAGGAATAGCCCTAGTGTGGTACGGAGAGGGGGAGAGGAGAGAGTTAACCTACTCTGAACTTGCCTCCCTCACGGAGAAGGTTGTAAACATTTTGAAGGAGAGAGGAGTTAAACCAGGCGATAGGGTTGCCATACATATGCCGAATATCCCCGAGACCATCGCTTCAATTTTAGCCTGCGCCAAAATGGGCGTAATTTACACAGTGATTTTCGCGGGTCTAGGGGAGGAGGCTGTAAAGTCCAGGATCCAGGATTTCTCTCCTAAACTAGTGCTCTCCACATCTTACACCAAGAGGAGGGGACAGAAAATTCCACTAAAATTCGGGGACGTCCTGCTGGACAGGAACACGCCAGGGTGGGACGGAGATTTCACGCAGGCAGTACAGGTGGAGTCCAACTCCCCCATGATGGTTATGTATACTTCAGGGACAACTGGGAGACCTAAGGGTATAGTTCTCCCCCACGGCTCATGGATGGTGGGCCACTATACCACTTTTCAAATTCTCTTTTCGCTGAGAGAAGGGGATACTGTCTTCACAACCGCTGACGTGGGGTGGATAACGTTTTCCAGGATAATGTACGGAACTCTCCTACACGGGGGGAAGCTGGTGTTCATGGAGGGAGCGCCAGACTACCCCAAGGACAGGATAGGCTCAATAGTGGAAATGGAAGACCCTAAGGTCTTTTTCACCTCCCCGACTCTCCTCAGGATGCTGAGAATCATGGACCTAAAGATTAGGAGAGTTGAGTACCTAGCGACTGCCGGTGAAATCATGGACGATAAGTCGTGGGACTACGCAGAGAGGGTAGCCGACAAGGTCACAGATATCTACGGACAGTCAGAGACTGGGTACTTGGTAGGCACCCCCTTCTCCTTGGGGGTTGAGTCAAGGAGAGGATTCGCTGGAGTACCATTCCCGGGGGCAGTTCTTGTGACCGTGGACGATGAAGGTAAGGAGGTCAAGGGAACTCCTGGGCATTTGGTACTCAAGTCTCCTTTCCCTACCAAGTTTGTGGGGGTGTGGAACAATGAGGCTAAATTTAAGGAGTACTTCAAATACGGGGGGCACGATACTGGGGACATGGGGATTATGGATGGGATGTATGTAAAGATCGTCGGAAGAAGCGATGATATGATCAAGGTTGCAGGACACAGAATAACGAGCGGAGAGGTTGAGAGCGTTGTTTCTGAGATACCTGGAGTAAAGGACGTAGGGGCCGTTGGGGTTCCTGATGAGATAAAGGGAGAGAAGTTGGTTCTCTTCATAGTAGGGGACGTCCATGAGGAGGATGTGGTAAGAGAGATCAGAAACAGGTTGGGGCCGATATACTTAGTTGACAAGGTCGTCAAGGTGAATAGGCTCCCAAAGTCCAGGAGCGGGAAGGTCATGAGGAGAATACTTAAAGACGTCGTATTGGGGAGGCACGTGGATCCTTCTATTCTGGACGACCCTGAGGTGGTGGAGGAGATTAAGAGGGCCCTTATTGACCGAACGTGA
- the gapN gene encoding NADP-dependent glyceraldehyde-3-phosphate dehydrogenase: MVSLKELSPELKDIATTDSGSISFKTYLAGDWVSSKELEEVQSPIDLSVYCKVPRLPKEMVDHAIDKVFQTGRWAVRDFPGEKRLEVFHKMAELLNKFRDDLVEVLVIGNGKTRASANGEVNASIERLIRADLDVRKLYGEYVPGDWSSESLEAEAIVRREPLGVVLAITPFNYPLFDVVNKFVYSTVAGNAILIKPAGRTPVPALLFARIAELAGFPKTGLAVLTVPGKEMDAIVSDQRIGVISFTGSTETGERVMRNGGVKQYVMELGGGDSAIVLNDADPVSAGQKLVTSITSYSGQRCDSVKFVFSEPQVYDKLRQVMVEEIKKIKVGDPRDEVNMGPVIEKGAVEELEFAVKDATDKGANVLYGGKRIKDNYVEPTLLEVEKGKVKSLYLYRKEVFLSVAVLTKVESVDEAIELSNGRRYGLDASIFGNDINKIRRAIRLLEVGAVYINDFPRHGIGYFPFGGRKDSGLGREGIGYTIEYVTAYKTVIYNYKGKGIWEYL; this comes from the coding sequence ATGGTTTCTCTAAAGGAACTTTCACCAGAATTAAAGGATATAGCAACTACGGACTCTGGGTCAATCTCCTTCAAAACGTATTTGGCTGGAGACTGGGTATCATCCAAGGAGCTGGAAGAGGTACAGTCGCCCATAGACCTCTCTGTGTACTGTAAGGTTCCTAGACTTCCAAAGGAGATGGTAGACCACGCTATAGACAAGGTATTCCAGACCGGTAGATGGGCCGTTAGGGACTTTCCTGGAGAGAAGAGGCTAGAGGTATTTCATAAGATGGCTGAATTGCTGAACAAGTTTAGAGACGACTTGGTTGAAGTCTTGGTGATAGGGAATGGTAAGACTAGAGCCTCAGCGAACGGAGAAGTGAACGCCTCGATTGAGAGGTTGATTAGGGCAGACTTGGACGTCAGGAAACTTTATGGGGAGTACGTTCCTGGGGACTGGAGCTCAGAAAGTCTAGAGGCGGAGGCGATAGTTAGGAGGGAACCGTTGGGAGTTGTGTTGGCCATAACTCCCTTCAACTATCCGTTGTTTGACGTCGTGAATAAGTTCGTGTACTCCACCGTAGCAGGGAACGCCATACTTATTAAACCTGCGGGTAGAACTCCGGTCCCTGCCCTCCTCTTCGCAAGAATTGCAGAACTGGCAGGTTTCCCTAAGACTGGACTCGCCGTTCTCACAGTACCTGGGAAGGAGATGGACGCTATAGTTTCCGACCAAAGAATTGGGGTAATTTCCTTCACAGGAAGCACCGAGACAGGTGAGAGGGTAATGAGGAACGGAGGAGTAAAACAATACGTTATGGAACTCGGAGGAGGGGACTCTGCCATAGTCCTTAACGACGCTGACCCGGTAAGTGCAGGGCAGAAACTGGTCACATCCATTACTTCCTATAGCGGACAGAGGTGCGATTCCGTGAAGTTCGTGTTCTCAGAGCCCCAGGTTTACGACAAACTAAGACAAGTCATGGTAGAGGAGATTAAGAAGATCAAGGTTGGAGACCCCAGAGACGAGGTCAATATGGGTCCCGTAATTGAGAAGGGAGCGGTGGAAGAACTCGAATTTGCAGTAAAGGACGCCACGGATAAGGGAGCCAATGTCCTTTACGGCGGTAAGCGAATTAAGGATAACTACGTTGAGCCAACTCTTCTGGAAGTCGAGAAGGGGAAAGTCAAGAGCTTATACCTTTACAGGAAGGAAGTTTTCCTCTCTGTCGCTGTTTTGACTAAGGTGGAATCTGTGGATGAGGCAATAGAGTTAAGCAATGGGAGAAGGTATGGCCTCGACGCCTCAATCTTCGGGAACGACATAAATAAGATAAGAAGAGCGATAAGGCTGTTGGAGGTTGGCGCAGTATACATTAACGATTTCCCAAGACATGGGATAGGTTACTTTCCCTTCGGGGGGAGGAAGGACTCTGGCCTGGGAAGGGAGGGAATAGGGTATACCATAGAGTACGTTACGGCTTACAAAACGGTGATCTATAACTATAAGGGGAAGGGCATATGGGAATATCTCTGA
- the kdgK gene encoding bifunctional 2-dehydro-3-deoxygluconokinase/2-dehydro-3-deoxygalactonokinase: protein MKTMVALGEILIELNSLSPGPLRHVTYFEKHIAGSEANYCVAFTLLGNRCVFVGRVGDDEFGRNAIEWLRGKGVDVGRVKLDPNPTGIFFIQRNYPVPDKSISIYYRKGSAGSRLSPGDLDDDLLREADVVHSTGITLAISETAREAVFEAFERAKVTSFDTNIRLKLWSPEEARETIMNLLRREPLKFLITDTDDSKVLVGESNPDEAYRLLSPYAELVVMKQGPKGATVYYEGEKYFSPGYTVKVEDVVGAGDALGGTFLSLVLSGFPPKKALDYAIASSTLNVTMRGDQEPLPTLQELDEFLREMNKVPGVR, encoded by the coding sequence ATGAAGACCATGGTCGCCTTAGGGGAGATCTTAATAGAGCTAAACTCGCTAAGTCCAGGTCCTCTAAGGCACGTGACGTACTTCGAGAAACACATCGCAGGTAGCGAGGCCAATTATTGCGTTGCCTTCACTCTCCTAGGGAACAGGTGTGTGTTCGTGGGCAGGGTAGGGGATGACGAGTTCGGTCGCAACGCAATTGAGTGGTTGAGAGGCAAGGGAGTTGACGTCGGACGCGTGAAGCTGGACCCCAACCCAACAGGGATTTTCTTTATACAGAGGAATTACCCAGTCCCGGACAAGAGCATCTCAATTTACTATAGGAAGGGGAGCGCAGGGAGCAGGTTGAGCCCAGGGGATTTGGACGACGATCTCTTGAGGGAGGCCGATGTCGTCCACAGCACGGGTATAACTCTAGCTATTTCCGAGACTGCTAGGGAGGCTGTATTTGAGGCATTCGAAAGGGCTAAGGTTACGTCATTCGATACTAACATAAGGCTAAAGCTCTGGTCACCGGAAGAGGCTAGGGAGACCATCATGAACCTATTGAGAAGGGAACCACTCAAGTTCCTAATCACCGACACTGACGATTCCAAGGTCTTGGTAGGTGAAAGTAACCCAGACGAAGCTTACAGACTGCTAAGTCCTTACGCTGAGTTGGTGGTAATGAAGCAGGGACCGAAAGGGGCCACTGTGTATTACGAGGGGGAAAAGTACTTCTCACCTGGATATACCGTGAAAGTTGAGGACGTTGTGGGTGCTGGGGACGCCCTAGGGGGAACGTTCCTATCCTTGGTCTTGAGCGGATTCCCCCCTAAGAAGGCTTTGGACTACGCAATAGCGAGCTCAACGCTAAACGTCACAATGAGAGGTGATCAGGAGCCCCTTCCAACTTTGCAGGAGCTGGACGAGTTCTTGAGGGAAATGAATAAAGTTCCCGGAGTAAGATAG